A stretch of the Lolium perenne isolate Kyuss_39 chromosome 3, Kyuss_2.0, whole genome shotgun sequence genome encodes the following:
- the LOC127345773 gene encoding uncharacterized protein, giving the protein MGFTMTGSEDVKGLASSLGDLQVEASPSREKEIDWLDNGDDAAIDDDVWDDAAILDRDWAHRKNQFVKMGYRDGITEGQKDAAQEGFNIGFEQSVHVGYKWGLVRGITSALDSLPDSLKEKLLLDGQRKGKLEDLHNSVQGISSDGALRLFHESILQDNPPSEENRLQSVPNDLLLLLNECPDVRVPEELTRVP; this is encoded by the exons ATGGGTTTCACAATGACCGGCTCCGAGGACGTGAAGGGTTTGGCATCGTCGCTGGGAGACCTACAAGTAGAAGCATCACCATCGAGGGAGAAAGAAATAGATTGGCTTG ACAATGGTGATGATGCTGCTATCGATGATGACGTTTGGGATGACGCTGCAATCTTAGACAGGGATTGGGCCCACAGGAAGAACCAGTTCGTTAAG ATGGGCTATAGGGATGGCATAACTGAAGGGCAGAAGGATGCTGCTCAAGAGGGCTTCAATATTGGGTTTGAGCAATCAGTGCATGTTGGATACAAGTGGGGTCTCGTTCGGGGGATCACTAG TGCACTAGATAGTCTTCCCGACAGTCTAAAAGAAAAGTTGTTGCTTGATGGCCAGCGTAAAGGAAAACTTGAAGATTTGCACAATTCTGTGCAAGGAATTTCATCCGACGGTGCACTGAGGCTGTTTCATGAGAGTATTCTGCAGGATAATCCTCCATCGGAGGAAAACAGGCTTCAAAGTGTTCCAAACGACCTTCTTCTATTGTTGAACGAATGCCCAGATGTTCGGGTTCCTGAAGAGTTGACACGAGTTCCATAA